The Arachis hypogaea cultivar Tifrunner chromosome 16, arahy.Tifrunner.gnm2.J5K5, whole genome shotgun sequence genome contains a region encoding:
- the LOC112697833 gene encoding uncharacterized protein isoform X1 → MVTEGPAIEALGSLFKITQVFLWDDGSPGSLPLEGSKSAEVHGNGNDNDNENDSSNLVPDWSDLLEPEDLELNKQMSELGLPLSFHTTKEKSGPGKGKKKGSRSKLRRTCHTAEEVVSAAEFHDKASSSVSCVSMLGQSESSYCSVMEIDMTRCASVEGDNSACCTAEKHDEDIIEAATNETPDSDSLINNACVDLKIPPALATGVSAGSHLTSPSASYCGIKHDESLIGVECLEISPIVSKETTESETICNDDDAGTWHPPTNESELVTMSIEGTGCGQINMSNYLGELGDWMVFWDTFYMRKYFYNTTTQTSTWDPPPGMEHLAIVESIELDDGRALKEAEECKTQNNTKAPHETLIEEESEGKQHDEYSTSIEVGGKLVSDLTTHSEEQLVDHSDEYLERSSSNGGVSCSSVSNAMEHTISSNEGNIQAASEVNYKHLENMVIDTPEYIEFDPSTSKEGNKVKRRHRQRRKSYSETEVQFQEMPEEYPAAIGKYWWQRYILFSRFDDGVKMDEEGWFSVTPEPIARHQAERCASGIIIDCFVGVGGNAIQFVKSCNHVIAIDIDPLKIDYARHNAAIYGVDDQINFIIGDFFVLAPKLKADTVFLSPPWGGPDYLKVATYDMKTMLKPHDGFTLFNLAKEIASKVVMFLPRNVDFNQLAELSLSTSPPWSLEVEKVHLNGKLKAITAYFSDTRVGGCSMNKHIRFCSSSSDEESGSLQ, encoded by the exons ATGGTTACGGAAGGACCCGCCATCGAAGCTCTCGGTTCTCTCTTCAAAATCACACAAGTCTTTCTATG GGATGATGGTTCTCCGGGTTCTCTCCCACTAGAAGGCTCT AAATCGGCTGAAGTTCATGGCAATGGCAATGACAATGACAATGAAAATGACAGCTCGAACCTTGTTCCTG ATTGGAGCGATCTTCTCGAACCTGAGGATTTGGAACTTAACAAACAGATGAGTGAATTGGGTCTCCCTCTTTCCTTTCACACAACCAAAGAG AAAAGTGGACCAGGGAAAGGTAAAAAAAAGGGCTCACGTTCAAAGCTTCGGCGTACTTGTCATACTGCAGAGGAGGTTGTATCTGCTGCTGAATTTCATGATAAGGCAAGCAGTTCTGTATCTTGTGTATCAATGCTGGGCCAAAGTGAATCATCTTACTGCAGTGTAATGGAGATTGATATGACTCGATGTGCCTCTGTTGAAGGAGATAATTCAGCATGCTGCACTGCAGAGAAACATGATGAAGATATAATTGAGGCAGCAACTAATGAAACCCCGGATAGTGACTCTCTAATCAACAATGCATGTGTTGATTTAAAAATTCCACCAGCTTTGGCCACCGGAGTCTCTGCTGGAAGCCACTTGACAAGTCCCAGCGCCAGTTATTGTGGGATAAAACACGATGAAAGCTTAATTGGCGTTGAATGTTTAGAAATTTCACCAATTGTTAGCAAAGAGACGACCGAGAGTGAGACCATTtgcaatgatgatgatgctggCACTTGGCATCCACCAACTAATGAATCAGAATTGGTTACCATGAGTATAGAAGGGACTGGATGTGGCCAAATCAACATGTCAAATTATCTTGGCGAACTCGGAGATTGGATGGTGTTTTGGGATACTTTCTACATGAGAAAATACTTCTATAATACCACAACACAGACTTCTACATGGGACCCACCCCCAGGGATGGAGCATCTAGCAATTGTTGAGTCCATTGAATTAGACGATGGCAGGGCTTTAAAGGAAGCAGAGGAGtgcaaaacacaaaataacactaAAGCACCCCATGAAACCTTGATTGAAGAGGAGTCAGAAGGAAAGCAACATGATGAGTATTCAACTAGTATCGAAGTTGGTGGCAAGTTGGTTTCCGATCTCACTACACATAGCGAGGAGCAATTGGTGGATCATTCTGATGAGTATCTTGAGAGAAGTagttccaacggtggagtttcatGCTCCTCAGTATCAAATGCTATGGAGCACACAATTAG TTCCAATGAAGGAAACATACAGGCAGCATCAGAGGTTAATTATAAACACTTAGAAAACATGGTTATTGATACACCTGAATATATCGAGTTTGATCCATCCACGTCAAAAGAGGGCAATAAAGTGAAAAGGAGACATAGGCAGAGAAGAAAATCCTATAGTGAAACTGAAG TTCAATTTCAAGAAATGCCTGAAGAGTATCCTGCTGCAATTGGCAAATATTGGTGGCAGAGATATATTTTGTTCTCTAGATTTGATGATGGTGTAAAAATGGATGAGGAAGGATGGTTTTCTGTCACTCCAGAGCCTATTGCTCGACATCAAGCAGAGCGTTGTGCTAGTGGCATTATAATTGACTGTTTTGTTGGTGTTGGTGGGAATGCTATCCAATTTGTGAAGAG TTGCAATCATGTGATAGCGATTGATATTGATCCGCTGAAGATTGATTATGCTAGGCATAATGCTGCCATTTATGGGGTGGATGATCAAATTAACTTCATAATCGGTGACTTCTTTGTCTTGGCACCTAAGTTAAAG GCCGATACGGTTTTCTTGTCTCCACCTTGGGGAGGACCTGATTATTTAAAGGTTGCGACTTATGACATGAAGACAATGCTTAAACCGCATGATGG ATTTACTCTGTTCAATCTTGCAAAGGAGATTGCTTCCAAAGTTGTAATGTTCCTTCCAAGAAATGTAGATTTCAATCAATTGGCAGAGTTATCTCTATCTACC
- the LOC112697833 gene encoding uncharacterized protein isoform X2: protein MSELGLPLSFHTTKEKSGPGKGKKKGSRSKLRRTCHTAEEVVSAAEFHDKASSSVSCVSMLGQSESSYCSVMEIDMTRCASVEGDNSACCTAEKHDEDIIEAATNETPDSDSLINNACVDLKIPPALATGVSAGSHLTSPSASYCGIKHDESLIGVECLEISPIVSKETTESETICNDDDAGTWHPPTNESELVTMSIEGTGCGQINMSNYLGELGDWMVFWDTFYMRKYFYNTTTQTSTWDPPPGMEHLAIVESIELDDGRALKEAEECKTQNNTKAPHETLIEEESEGKQHDEYSTSIEVGGKLVSDLTTHSEEQLVDHSDEYLERSSSNGGVSCSSVSNAMEHTISSNEGNIQAASEVNYKHLENMVIDTPEYIEFDPSTSKEGNKVKRRHRQRRKSYSETEVQFQEMPEEYPAAIGKYWWQRYILFSRFDDGVKMDEEGWFSVTPEPIARHQAERCASGIIIDCFVGVGGNAIQFVKSCNHVIAIDIDPLKIDYARHNAAIYGVDDQINFIIGDFFVLAPKLKADTVFLSPPWGGPDYLKVATYDMKTMLKPHDGFTLFNLAKEIASKVVMFLPRNVDFNQLAELSLSTSPPWSLEVEKVHLNGKLKAITAYFSDTRVGGCSMNKHIRFCSSSSDEESGSLQ from the exons ATGAGTGAATTGGGTCTCCCTCTTTCCTTTCACACAACCAAAGAG AAAAGTGGACCAGGGAAAGGTAAAAAAAAGGGCTCACGTTCAAAGCTTCGGCGTACTTGTCATACTGCAGAGGAGGTTGTATCTGCTGCTGAATTTCATGATAAGGCAAGCAGTTCTGTATCTTGTGTATCAATGCTGGGCCAAAGTGAATCATCTTACTGCAGTGTAATGGAGATTGATATGACTCGATGTGCCTCTGTTGAAGGAGATAATTCAGCATGCTGCACTGCAGAGAAACATGATGAAGATATAATTGAGGCAGCAACTAATGAAACCCCGGATAGTGACTCTCTAATCAACAATGCATGTGTTGATTTAAAAATTCCACCAGCTTTGGCCACCGGAGTCTCTGCTGGAAGCCACTTGACAAGTCCCAGCGCCAGTTATTGTGGGATAAAACACGATGAAAGCTTAATTGGCGTTGAATGTTTAGAAATTTCACCAATTGTTAGCAAAGAGACGACCGAGAGTGAGACCATTtgcaatgatgatgatgctggCACTTGGCATCCACCAACTAATGAATCAGAATTGGTTACCATGAGTATAGAAGGGACTGGATGTGGCCAAATCAACATGTCAAATTATCTTGGCGAACTCGGAGATTGGATGGTGTTTTGGGATACTTTCTACATGAGAAAATACTTCTATAATACCACAACACAGACTTCTACATGGGACCCACCCCCAGGGATGGAGCATCTAGCAATTGTTGAGTCCATTGAATTAGACGATGGCAGGGCTTTAAAGGAAGCAGAGGAGtgcaaaacacaaaataacactaAAGCACCCCATGAAACCTTGATTGAAGAGGAGTCAGAAGGAAAGCAACATGATGAGTATTCAACTAGTATCGAAGTTGGTGGCAAGTTGGTTTCCGATCTCACTACACATAGCGAGGAGCAATTGGTGGATCATTCTGATGAGTATCTTGAGAGAAGTagttccaacggtggagtttcatGCTCCTCAGTATCAAATGCTATGGAGCACACAATTAG TTCCAATGAAGGAAACATACAGGCAGCATCAGAGGTTAATTATAAACACTTAGAAAACATGGTTATTGATACACCTGAATATATCGAGTTTGATCCATCCACGTCAAAAGAGGGCAATAAAGTGAAAAGGAGACATAGGCAGAGAAGAAAATCCTATAGTGAAACTGAAG TTCAATTTCAAGAAATGCCTGAAGAGTATCCTGCTGCAATTGGCAAATATTGGTGGCAGAGATATATTTTGTTCTCTAGATTTGATGATGGTGTAAAAATGGATGAGGAAGGATGGTTTTCTGTCACTCCAGAGCCTATTGCTCGACATCAAGCAGAGCGTTGTGCTAGTGGCATTATAATTGACTGTTTTGTTGGTGTTGGTGGGAATGCTATCCAATTTGTGAAGAG TTGCAATCATGTGATAGCGATTGATATTGATCCGCTGAAGATTGATTATGCTAGGCATAATGCTGCCATTTATGGGGTGGATGATCAAATTAACTTCATAATCGGTGACTTCTTTGTCTTGGCACCTAAGTTAAAG GCCGATACGGTTTTCTTGTCTCCACCTTGGGGAGGACCTGATTATTTAAAGGTTGCGACTTATGACATGAAGACAATGCTTAAACCGCATGATGG ATTTACTCTGTTCAATCTTGCAAAGGAGATTGCTTCCAAAGTTGTAATGTTCCTTCCAAGAAATGTAGATTTCAATCAATTGGCAGAGTTATCTCTATCTACC
- the LOC112697835 gene encoding THO complex subunit 5A-like, with product MRTVEDGGGIEDEEMVVPTAESGSRDSNASSSEECPFRLLRDAKASAESIVSEMLSFKRDGKPKSLLRELISQMLLQFLNLRQINRSILVEEERVRSETESAKVPLESTTLQLHNLMYEKSYYVKAIKACKELTTKYPDIELVSEEEFFRDAPEEVKGCVLSNHSAHDLMLKRLNFELSQRKKLCKLHEKLEQKKKTLSETIAKRKKFLSTLPSNFKPLKKASLPVQNQLGLEHTKKIKRHHSAELLPQPLYVIFSQLSAQKEAFGEAIDLEIIGNVKDAQALAHHQALKDNGISTCSELEDDEHDEDAQRPGKRPRRVQDRESLDQAGIFEVHPLQIVLHVYDNEVSELKSAKLITLKFEYILQLNIICVGTEESNNGPENDILCNLFPDDTGCELPHQSAKLVVGDSIMFIRDRTSRPYKWAQHLAGINFLPEVSPLLLMSRETQENSDAAKDEDVISGFLPNRQHIRVHTILQRIRSKRKTQLALS from the exons ATGAGAACAGTTGAAGACGGTGGCGGCATAGAGGACGAGGAGATGGTGGTTCCGACGGCGGAAAGCGGAAGCAGAGACTCCAATGCTTCTTCATCGGAGGAATGTCCGTTCCGGTTGCTGCGAGACGCGAAGGCTTCTGCAGAGAGCATCGTGTCGGAGATGCTGTCTTTTAAAAGAGATGGAAAACCTAAATCGCTCCTCAGAGAACTCATTTCTCAGATGCTCCTCCAATTCCTCAATCTCCGTCAG ATAAATCGTTCTATACTGGTTGAGGAAGAACGTGTTAGAAGCGAAACTGAGAGTGCAAAGGTGCCTTTGGAGTCTACAACCCTGCAGCTTCACAATCTGATGTATGAGAAGAGTTATTATGTCAAAGCAATAAAGgcttgcaaagaattaacaacaaaatATCCTGATATTGAATTGGTGTCCGAGGAAGAGTTTTTTCGTGATGCGCCTGAAGAAGTCAAGGGCTGTGTTCTGTCAAATCACAGTGCTCATGATCTGATGCTTAAAAGGCTCAATTTTGAGCTATCCCAG cGCAAAAAGCTCTGTAAACTTCATGAAAAACtagaacaaaagaagaaaaccCTTTCGGAGACAATTGCAAAGCGAAAGAAGTTTTTGTCAACTCTCCCTTCAAATTTCAAGCCTCTTAAGAAAGCTTCCTTACCAGTACAAAATCAACTAGGCTTGGAGCATACTAAGAAAATAAAGCGGCATCATTCTGCGGAATTGCTTCCACAACCTCTTTATGTAATTTTCTCACAGTTGTCAGCTCAAAAGGAAGCATTTGGAGAAGCTATTGATCTGGAGATTATAGGAAACGTGAAAGATGCTCAAGCTTTAGCACATCATCAAGCTCTTAAGGACAATG GTATTTCCACATGTTCCGAATTGGAAGATGATGAACATGATGAAGATGCTCAGAGACCGGGCAAAAGGCCGAGGAGGGTTCAAGACAGAGAGAGTCTTGACCAGGCAGGAATATTTGAAGTTCATCCACTTCAAATTGTTCTCCATGTTTATGACAATGAGGTTTCTGAACTGAAGTCTGCAAAACTCATTACTCTGAAATTCGAATACATATTGCAGTTGAATATTATATGTGTTGGAACGGAAGAATCCAACAATGGTCCAGAGAATGACATTTTATGCAATTTATTCCCTGACGACACTGGTTGCGAGCTTCCTCACCAG TCAGCCAAACTCGTTGTTGGGGATTCCATAATGTTCATTCGTGATAGAACTTCCCGCCCTTACAAATGGGCTCAACACCTTGCCGGAATCAATTTCTTGCCAGAGGTGTCTCCTCTGCTGCTGATGAGCCGTGAAACTCAAGAGAACAGTGATGCAGCCAAGGATGAAGATGTTATATCTGGCTTTTTGCCAAACCGCCAACACATCCGAGTACATACAATTCTGCAGAGAATTCGTTCAAAGAGAAAAACTCAGTTGGCTCTCTCCTGA
- the LOC112805988 gene encoding glutamate receptor 2.4-like, whose translation MSRWLSMLSLALLLPLIVWSKANDSKDHEREGRRSCIDYKILNIGAIIDFHSLIGMEQKIAMEVAIKDVNSILSCSKLVLNFNDSHRNPSSMVAADLANSKKVQAIIGTKLDGATLVNEILQSSKEIPIISLTSSSEIRQIPLPNFIQIGNDITLNLQCIAAIICEFNWRKVTAIYEHDNGFTSYDSDILTKLSYSLSHVNSEIENYVAFPSVDTLLDPKTAIEHELKKLKNKSYNRVFLILQSSLEFATILFEKANQMGLMEKGSVWIITDDIASHLDSLDYSSVTFNMQGVIGCKTSFVELSQTFKRFKFAFRREFGLEYPEEEIENPIQVSLLLELMMPFGSLLML comes from the exons ATGTCTCGTTGGTTATCAATGTTGTCTTTGGCACTGCTGTTGCCTCTGATTGTGTGGTCCAAAGCTAATGATAGTAAAGATCatgaaagagaaggaagaagaagctgCATAGACTACAAGATTTTGAACATTGGAGCAATCATAGACTTCCATTCACTAATTGGAATGGAGCAGAAGATAGCTATGGAAGTTGCTATCAAAGATGTTAATAGCATATTGAGTTGTTCCAAGCTTGTTTTGAACTTCAATGATTCTCATCGGAATCCATCTAGTATGGTGGCAGCTG ATCTTGCAAACAGCAAAAAGGTGCAAGCTATCATAGGAACAAAACTTGATGGAGCAACATTGGTCAATGAGATTCTTCAAAGCTCAAAGGAAATTCCCATCATATCCCTAACATCAAGTTCAGAAATAAGACAAATTCCATTGCCAAACTTCATACAAATAGGTAATGACATTACCTTAAACTTACAATGCATTGCAGCCATCATATGTGAATTCAATTGGAGAAAAGTGACAGCAATTTATGAACATGACAATGGATTCACCTCTTATGATTCAGATATATTAACAAAACTCTCATATTCTCTTAGCCATGTTAATTCTGAGATTGAAAACTATGTAGCTTTTCCTTCAGTGGACACCCTTTTAGACCCAAAAACAGCTATAGAACATGAACTTAAGAAGCTAAAGAACAAGAGCTATAACAGGGTTTTCTTGATTCTACAATCATCATTAGAGTTTGCAACTATTCTGTTCGAGAAAGCGAATCAGATGGGGTTGATGGAAAAAGGGTCAGTGTGGATCATCACAGATGACATAGCTAGCCATCTTGATTCACTGGATTATTCATCTGTTACCTTCAATATGCAAGGTGTTATTGGGTGCAAAACAAGCTTCGTCGAGTTGAGCCAGACATTCAAACGTTTCAAATTCGCGTTCCGCCGCGAATTTGGGTTGGAATATcctgaagaagaaatagaaaacCCCATCCAAGTCTCTCTGCTCTTAGAGCTTATGATGCCATTTGGATCATTGCTCATGCTCTAA